A window of Candidatus Gorgyraea atricola contains these coding sequences:
- the fabF gene encoding beta-ketoacyl-ACP synthase II: MKRRVVITGLGVIAPNGVGKRAYWDALKQGRSGIRRITRFDPSPFPTQFAGEADFDPAKFISFKQLKRMDRTSHLAVSAAKMAVEDAGLNIKDEDPERIGVVVGTAMAGHGRILEQHDVFIKKGPMKIDTFTAIASFPDAPSSQISIELGINGPSFSIATACSSASDAIGYAFNAIRNKDLDIVIMGGADTPIFPPILGAFCVLRALSKRNDAPERASRPFDKERDGFVLGEGAGILILEDLEHALKRNAHVYGEISGFGMTCDAYHMTKPEPSGTQAIRALKQALQDAKVKPAEIQYINAHGTSTLLNDKNETFIIKEVFGKYATKLPISSIKSMIGHLIGAAGSVELIGALMAIEEGVIPPTINYEAPDPECDLDFVPNKAREAKVDVLLKNSFGFGGKNSALVVKSFKG, encoded by the coding sequence ATGAAACGTCGCGTAGTAATAACAGGTCTGGGCGTAATAGCGCCGAATGGCGTGGGTAAGCGGGCGTACTGGGATGCCTTGAAGCAGGGGCGTTCTGGCATTCGCCGAATTACGCGTTTTGACCCGAGCCCTTTTCCCACACAGTTTGCTGGTGAGGCGGATTTTGACCCTGCCAAATTTATTTCCTTTAAACAGCTAAAGCGAATGGACAGGACTTCGCATCTTGCGGTTTCAGCAGCAAAGATGGCAGTAGAAGATGCAGGCCTTAATATTAAAGACGAAGATCCTGAGCGCATAGGTGTTGTCGTAGGCACTGCAATGGCTGGCCATGGCAGGATACTTGAACAGCATGATGTATTTATAAAAAAAGGGCCGATGAAAATAGATACATTTACTGCGATAGCGTCTTTTCCAGATGCGCCGTCGAGTCAGATTTCCATAGAGCTTGGCATTAATGGCCCGAGCTTTTCTATTGCCACTGCATGTTCTTCTGCCTCAGATGCGATCGGCTATGCCTTTAATGCGATCAGAAACAAAGATCTTGATATAGTCATTATGGGAGGTGCTGATACTCCTATATTTCCACCTATACTTGGCGCATTTTGTGTCTTAAGGGCATTGTCAAAGAGAAACGATGCGCCTGAGAGGGCCTCAAGGCCGTTTGATAAGGAAAGGGATGGTTTTGTGCTTGGCGAAGGCGCAGGGATTTTAATACTGGAAGACCTGGAACATGCCTTAAAGCGCAATGCCCATGTCTATGGCGAGATCTCAGGTTTTGGCATGACATGCGATGCCTATCATATGACAAAACCAGAGCCTTCGGGAACTCAAGCAATAAGGGCATTGAAGCAGGCATTGCAGGACGCAAAGGTGAAACCAGCCGAGATACAATATATCAATGCGCACGGCACATCAACTCTACTGAATGACAAAAACGAAACGTTTATCATAAAAGAGGTTTTTGGAAAATACGCGACTAAGCTTCCAATAAGTTCAATAAAATCCATGATAGGACATTTAATAGGCGCTGCTGGCAGCGTGGAATTAATAGGCGCCTTGATGGCCATTGAAGAAGGTGTCATTCCGCCTACGATAAACTATGAAGCGCCTGATCCGGAATGTGATCTTGATTTTGTACCTAATAAGGCAAGAGAGGCAAAGGTAGACGTGCTCTTAAAGAATTCGTTTGGATTCGGAGGCAAAAACTCAGCGCTTGTGGTTAAGAGTTTTAAAGGATAA
- the fabG gene encoding 3-oxoacyl-[acyl-carrier-protein] reductase, whose product MCELSLEGKVALVTGGARGIGKEIALSFAREGANIALCDVNLEETEKTAKEIRDLGRDCLALKTDVTSLKDVQDMMDKILDKLSKLDILINNAGITKDGLVLRMSEQDWDKVIAVNLKGCFICTKVASKVMLKQRFGKIVNLASIIGIMGNIGQANYAASKAGIIGLTKSVAKELAPRGVCVNAIAPGFIKTEMTAKLPEDIQKKMLSFIPLGRFGEPKDVANLALFLSSENSSYITGQVIQIDGGMLM is encoded by the coding sequence ATGTGCGAGTTATCATTAGAAGGTAAAGTAGCACTAGTAACAGGCGGCGCAAGAGGCATTGGCAAGGAGATCGCGCTCTCTTTTGCAAGGGAAGGCGCGAATATAGCCCTGTGTGATGTGAATCTTGAGGAAACAGAGAAGACTGCTAAGGAAATCCGTGATTTAGGCAGGGATTGTCTTGCCTTGAAGACAGATGTCACCAGCCTAAAGGATGTGCAGGATATGATGGATAAAATTCTTGACAAACTTAGCAAATTAGATATACTTATAAACAACGCTGGCATAACAAAAGACGGCCTTGTCCTTAGGATGTCTGAACAGGACTGGGACAAAGTCATAGCAGTTAATCTAAAAGGCTGCTTTATCTGCACAAAAGTAGCGTCAAAGGTTATGCTGAAGCAGAGATTTGGCAAGATAGTTAATCTTGCTTCGATCATTGGTATAATGGGTAACATTGGTCAGGCTAATTATGCAGCCTCCAAGGCAGGTATAATAGGGCTTACGAAGAGCGTGGCAAAAGAGCTGGCACCCCGCGGCGTATGTGTGAATGCAATAGCGCCCGGATTCATAAAGACAGAGATGACAGCCAAATTGCCAGAGGATATACAGAAGAAGATGCTTTCGTTTATACCGCTTGGACGTTTTGGAGAGCCAAAGGACGTAGCGAATCTCGCGCTGTTCCTTTCGAGCGAAAACTCTTCATATATAACTGGCCAGGTAATACAAATCGACGGCGGAATGTTGATGTAA
- the acpP gene encoding acyl carrier protein translates to MAVAEKVKSIIAEQLGVKPEEVVPEASFIDDLGADSLDTVELVMALEEEFGTEIPDEDAEKITTVGDAVKYIEEKSAKK, encoded by the coding sequence ATGGCAGTAGCAGAGAAAGTAAAATCAATAATAGCAGAGCAGTTAGGCGTGAAGCCGGAAGAGGTAGTTCCTGAGGCATCTTTTATCGATGATCTTGGCGCGGATTCTCTTGATACAGTAGAGCTGGTAATGGCGCTCGAAGAGGAATTTGGCACAGAGATCCCTGATGAGGATGCTGAAAAGATCACTACTGTGGGCGACGCTGTTAAATACATAGAAGAGAAGTCAGCAAAGAAATAA
- the fabF gene encoding beta-ketoacyl-ACP synthase II: protein MKRRVVVTGLGIISPVGNNKEAFWTSLVNGKGGIGPLTSYDCKDYTSRIAGEVKNFVPAPFIPKKELRRMEKFVQFAVTAAKEAVDDSGLDIPNEDPFRIGVLVGSGIGSLRIIEEQHKVILDRGPSRITPFLIPMLIVNMASGHISIMFKVKGPNSCTTTACAAGTHALGSAFKIIQRGDADAMIAGGTESCLTALGVGGFCALKALSTRNNEPERASRPFDKERDGFVIAEGSGMVILEEYEHAKKRNAKIYAEVIGFGMSGDGYHMTAPDPTAESPAECMRSALKDAGIKPEDVSYINAHGTSTNLNDKVETLAIKKVFGDYAKKVPISSTKSMTGHLLGAAGGVEFIACCLAIKDGIIPPTINYENPDPDCDLDYVPNKARKAKVDICISNSLGFGGHNATICLKKL, encoded by the coding sequence ATGAAACGTAGAGTTGTCGTTACAGGATTAGGAATAATCTCACCCGTAGGCAATAATAAGGAAGCATTCTGGACGTCTCTAGTGAATGGCAAGGGCGGTATTGGCCCGCTCACTTCCTATGATTGCAAGGATTATACTTCGCGTATAGCAGGTGAGGTCAAGAATTTCGTGCCAGCCCCATTTATCCCAAAGAAAGAATTGCGCCGCATGGAGAAGTTTGTCCAGTTTGCTGTAACAGCAGCTAAAGAGGCGGTAGATGATTCAGGCCTTGATATACCAAATGAAGACCCGTTCAGAATAGGTGTTTTGGTGGGTTCAGGCATAGGCAGCTTAAGGATAATAGAGGAGCAGCATAAGGTGATTCTTGATAGGGGTCCTTCAAGAATAACTCCGTTTCTGATACCCATGCTTATTGTGAATATGGCGTCAGGCCATATATCAATAATGTTTAAGGTGAAGGGTCCGAACTCTTGCACAACGACTGCCTGCGCTGCAGGTACCCACGCGCTCGGCAGTGCATTTAAGATAATTCAGAGAGGCGATGCTGATGCGATGATCGCAGGCGGCACAGAGAGCTGTCTCACGGCTCTTGGCGTAGGAGGCTTTTGCGCATTAAAAGCGCTTTCCACTAGAAACAATGAGCCAGAAAGGGCGAGCCGGCCTTTTGATAAAGAAAGAGACGGATTTGTAATAGCAGAAGGTTCTGGAATGGTTATCTTAGAAGAGTATGAGCATGCAAAGAAAAGAAATGCCAAGATATACGCAGAGGTGATCGGTTTTGGAATGAGCGGAGACGGCTATCACATGACAGCGCCTGATCCTACAGCAGAGAGTCCAGCTGAATGTATGAGAAGCGCATTAAAGGATGCGGGGATAAAGCCAGAAGACGTCTCCTATATAAATGCGCATGGTACATCTACAAACCTCAATGATAAAGTAGAAACACTTGCTATAAAAAAGGTTTTTGGCGATTACGCGAAGAAAGTACCGATTTCCTCAACAAAATCCATGACAGGCCATCTACTAGGCGCGGCAGGGGGCGTTGAATTTATCGCATGCTGCCTTGCTATTAAAGATGGAATAATCCCACCCACCATTAACTACGAAAATCCAGACCCGGACTGCGACCTCGACTATGTGCCAAACAAGGCGCGTAAGGCAAAGGTCGATATCTGCATATCCAATTCCCTAGGTTTCGGCGGTCATAACGCCACCATTTGCCTCAAAAAACTCTAA
- a CDS encoding S8 family serine peptidase: MFTSRKILLSFSLLAVFVFLACASPSVAYSIPTAEISSIEFDSPTRHLVVNGSAYGSDFKSYKIEYGTGESPTYWTSLKVSEDEVPDGVLATGTVFCIKEGYYTVKLTVEDTNGDIAEDRDRFYYSPYFILKWSKNSWSVSMFSLMIGLLTVTDDEGETATAPLKILVNAVDEDEDEEEDEDKDDVKGEKKPIKDLQYVPGEFIVKFKPEAIQKAASIDSAKPLFKKKKGKMPDTYILKIDPSEDVLAACSRYKARDDVVYAEPNYIYTIDGEPDPMLSQQWSHKKTQADLGWDIETGNKDIVIAIIDTGVEYTHPDLAENIWTNEGEIPNNGEDDDRNGYVDDYYGYDFANLNNDPKDENNHGTHCAGIAGAVGNNGIGVAGVCHSCSIMSLRVSLKPPNGNVVRTISQSDLLAEALKYAADNGARIISISLRGANSQTVKDAITYAYQKGCVIVAGAGNGNSSNKCYPAAFDNVIAVAATNFKDQKTEISNYGSWIDVAAPGENILSTVRSGYGSSSGTSMAAPYVAGLAGLILSKDSSLSNSEVKKVIVSSVDGCDSDKYIGTGRVNVYEALKDEDVPCTTEITSPEHDDIIIEDVEVIGTATGDYTLYYGKGTYPSRWEEFDLGESTTEDVLGTWNISNLTEGTYSIRLAVEDDGSVVCEDKVVVEVRVRVNDRVIYVDNSASGANDGTSWQDAYTTISAAFDDLYYESGVTIKVAQGSSAYEEDFTNITNGTDSGVKDNHNSLVAKDEHAPIIASTFTLKDVKYFKIKGFKFINAGLDIIDASNIKVVNNTIDSNRDFGIYLLDSANNTVKNTIVINGEDAGICAEGISSVSSSYNNLWNNGVNYKGCSKGEGDISSDPLFVDLASGDYHLRSDSLCIDAGDPNDPLDSAGSRVDIGCYTGYTHPRDLKKPVLDDAQPKGATGLEVYEGQEVLFKVYSFDPKGRAITYSLPYSSDPGFIENSQEEPKSGIYTWQTDYNDADDGGEYYVTIRATADDGRYAEDIFKIVVNNFDPERERVIYVDNSATGANDGTSWENAYTTITAALNDLHYESGVTIKIAKGNGAYKEDFSSAIDDSDSGTYEQPNYLVAKQGGMPTIVSLVDGFSIDNARYITIDGLGFMAIPGHTGLPEVVSINDSSRIIFKNNAVEAFAIDLNGLVLENCSDIRVEDNKMLALETSILAKDIKNSFIKSNRIDCSKIGISLEGGLGNSVNYNLVVNSSNEGISISYGGFCSIVNNTIDSSSSPSSRDGIIARGTLKTIVKNNIITNNQGAGIRLDDGASIRSSYNNVWNNGADYKGCSPGTGAISSDPLFVNVSSRDYHLQPNSPCIDAGDPNDPLDSELSRIDIGCHTGYRATIVNHDPQVTITSISPNPALVGQPVKFKAAISDPDGAGDLLYDTWDYGNGITSMSQGGCSGIGAMTYLKSGDYTVTVKVYDKSGGTAEATDTITVNTPPTRPPEIESIPDQEMSEGEELTVNINTLDIPDYELYAMHVEKLPEFADDIILDYHNGPRIVTAIVFRPGFEDSGIYPDITVVLSMGKYRIEEKFTLKVQNTNRKPRVTITSISPNPALVGELVEFTAQISDPDGDSDLLCDAWDYGNDIASMTQGGCNGSGRMTYLKSGDYTVTVTVRDKSGAAATDSAVVTVNKRPDREPSKPILKNDIASLTVNEGEKMQFRLASADPDGDKITYIKVEGPGSIDGLTGVFTWQTVYADSGTYPLRVKATSTSLESAEAEFTLTVENTNRPPAAEITFVSARKITVGESVNFEAKIYDPDGDSDISYVIWRFGDGKSSTGGLSQKDIAHRFDKPGSYEVTVEVVDKQGVSVKAGGVTITVEERLPIIGDVDSDGKVLMYDASLVAQYVEGLINFNPTQIYAADVTRNGQVTHLDANFIAMYVVGKIAKLPVENHAPIFAQIGNKTVLKGSTLNFTIEATDPDGNNLTYSLKNPPDGAALKGNTFSWTPASTQKVTFEVTDGELSSSKTIIITVQDKKQPPAID; this comes from the coding sequence TTGTTTACTTCCCGCAAAATTTTATTATCTTTTTCATTACTAGCAGTATTTGTTTTTCTCGCCTGTGCCAGCCCTTCTGTAGCATATAGCATTCCTACTGCTGAAATTTCTTCAATCGAGTTTGACAGTCCTACTAGACATCTTGTTGTTAATGGTTCTGCCTATGGTTCAGATTTCAAGAGCTATAAAATAGAATATGGCACAGGTGAGTCACCTACATATTGGACGAGTCTTAAGGTTTCAGAAGACGAGGTTCCAGACGGTGTTTTGGCAACAGGCACAGTATTCTGTATCAAAGAAGGATATTATACAGTCAAGCTCACTGTAGAAGATACTAATGGAGATATTGCAGAAGATAGAGATAGATTTTATTACTCACCTTATTTTATTTTAAAGTGGAGTAAAAACAGTTGGTCTGTTTCAATGTTTTCTTTAATGATAGGTCTATTGACTGTAACTGACGATGAGGGCGAGACAGCTACAGCTCCACTGAAAATTCTTGTCAATGCTGTAGATGAGGATGAAGATGAGGAGGAAGACGAAGATAAAGATGATGTTAAGGGTGAGAAAAAGCCAATAAAAGATCTGCAGTATGTCCCAGGTGAGTTTATAGTAAAGTTTAAGCCTGAGGCGATTCAAAAGGCTGCATCTATAGATTCAGCAAAGCCTCTCTTCAAAAAGAAAAAAGGTAAGATGCCTGATACTTATATTCTTAAGATAGATCCGTCAGAGGATGTATTGGCTGCATGTAGCAGGTATAAGGCAAGGGATGATGTTGTATATGCTGAGCCAAATTATATTTACACCATAGATGGTGAGCCAGATCCTATGCTCTCACAGCAGTGGTCTCATAAAAAGACACAGGCAGATCTTGGCTGGGATATTGAAACAGGCAACAAGGATATTGTAATAGCTATTATAGATACAGGTGTAGAGTATACTCACCCAGACCTAGCAGAAAACATCTGGACAAATGAAGGCGAAATCCCTAATAACGGAGAAGATGATGATAGGAATGGGTATGTAGATGATTACTATGGCTATGATTTTGCTAACCTTAATAATGACCCTAAAGATGAGAATAACCATGGCACGCACTGTGCAGGTATTGCGGGTGCAGTAGGGAATAATGGCATAGGCGTGGCAGGCGTGTGTCATTCTTGCTCAATAATGTCTTTAAGGGTAAGCTTAAAGCCCCCTAATGGCAATGTAGTGCGCACTATTTCACAAAGTGATCTTTTAGCGGAAGCACTTAAATATGCTGCTGATAATGGCGCTCGTATTATCTCTATAAGTCTCAGAGGAGCCAACTCTCAGACAGTAAAAGACGCGATAACATATGCCTATCAAAAGGGATGTGTGATTGTAGCAGGCGCAGGCAACGGAAATTCCAGTAATAAATGTTATCCTGCGGCATTTGACAATGTAATCGCAGTAGCTGCTACTAATTTTAAAGATCAAAAAACAGAGATTTCAAACTATGGCAGCTGGATAGATGTTGCAGCCCCAGGCGAGAATATTTTATCAACTGTTCGTTCAGGTTATGGATCTTCTTCAGGTACCTCAATGGCTGCTCCATACGTAGCAGGTCTAGCAGGACTTATACTTTCAAAAGATAGTTCACTTAGCAATAGTGAAGTTAAAAAGGTGATAGTAAGTAGCGTAGATGGCTGTGATTCTGATAAATATATAGGTACAGGCAGGGTCAATGTCTATGAGGCATTAAAGGATGAAGATGTCCCTTGCACAACAGAGATAACCTCGCCAGAGCATGATGATATAATAATTGAAGATGTGGAAGTTATAGGTACTGCTACAGGGGATTACACGCTTTATTATGGAAAGGGCACATATCCCTCCAGGTGGGAAGAATTTGACTTAGGCGAGAGTACCACAGAGGATGTTTTAGGTACATGGAATATATCAAATTTAACTGAAGGGACATATTCAATTAGACTAGCAGTTGAGGATGATGGCTCAGTAGTATGCGAGGATAAGGTGGTTGTAGAGGTAAGGGTAAGGGTGAATGATCGCGTGATTTACGTTGATAATTCTGCTAGCGGTGCAAATGATGGTACGTCCTGGCAGGATGCATATACAACGATTAGCGCTGCCTTTGATGACTTATACTATGAATCAGGCGTTACTATAAAGGTAGCACAGGGTAGCAGTGCTTATGAAGAGGATTTCACCAATATCACTAATGGGACAGATTCAGGAGTAAAGGATAATCATAATTCCTTAGTAGCAAAAGATGAGCATGCCCCAATAATAGCTTCTACTTTTACACTCAAGGATGTCAAATACTTTAAGATAAAAGGATTCAAATTTATCAACGCAGGCCTTGATATTATAGACGCTTCAAATATAAAGGTGGTAAACAATACAATAGACTCCAATAGAGATTTTGGTATCTATTTACTGGATAGTGCTAATAATACTGTAAAGAATACCATTGTTATAAATGGTGAGGACGCAGGTATATGCGCAGAAGGGATCTCCTCAGTCTCGTCTTCGTATAATAATCTCTGGAATAATGGTGTGAATTACAAAGGCTGTTCAAAAGGTGAAGGAGATATCTCTAGCGACCCATTATTCGTAGATCTTGCATCAGGTGATTATCATCTCAGGTCTGATTCTCTATGTATAGATGCAGGGGATCCTAACGATCCGCTTGATAGTGCGGGTTCGCGAGTGGATATAGGATGTTATACAGGGTATACACATCCAAGGGATCTCAAGAAACCTGTACTAGATGATGCGCAGCCTAAAGGCGCAACTGGCCTTGAGGTATATGAAGGTCAGGAGGTATTATTTAAGGTATATTCTTTTGATCCTAAAGGAAGGGCTATTACTTATTCGCTTCCCTATTCTTCAGATCCTGGCTTTATAGAAAATTCACAAGAAGAGCCAAAGAGTGGTATTTACACATGGCAGACAGATTATAATGATGCTGATGATGGCGGCGAGTACTATGTAACCATTAGGGCTACTGCAGATGATGGCCGTTATGCAGAGGATATATTCAAGATAGTCGTAAATAATTTTGATCCAGAGAGGGAGCGCGTAATTTATGTTGATAATTCTGCTACTGGTGCAAATGATGGCACCTCATGGGAAAATGCATATACAACGATCACTGCAGCATTGAATGACTTGCACTATGAATCAGGTGTTACTATAAAAATTGCCAAAGGTAATGGAGCTTATAAGGAGGATTTCAGCAGTGCCATAGATGATTCAGATTCTGGCACATATGAACAGCCAAATTATTTAGTAGCTAAACAAGGAGGCATGCCAACAATCGTTTCTTTAGTTGATGGCTTTAGCATTGATAATGCTAGATACATTACTATAGATGGATTGGGATTTATGGCTATTCCAGGTCATACAGGTTTGCCTGAAGTTGTAAGCATTAATGATTCTTCCAGGATTATATTTAAAAATAATGCAGTCGAGGCATTTGCAATAGATCTTAATGGTCTGGTTCTGGAGAATTGTTCAGATATAAGAGTAGAAGATAATAAGATGCTTGCGCTAGAAACCTCAATTTTGGCAAAAGATATTAAGAATAGCTTTATCAAGAGTAATCGTATAGATTGCAGCAAGATTGGAATTTCTCTTGAGGGAGGTCTTGGTAATTCAGTCAATTATAACTTAGTTGTAAACAGTAGTAATGAAGGCATATCTATATCTTATGGCGGCTTTTGTTCTATAGTAAATAACACCATAGACTCTTCAAGCTCTCCTTCTAGCCGTGATGGGATTATAGCCCGCGGCACGCTTAAGACCATTGTAAAAAATAACATAATAACCAATAATCAAGGAGCGGGAATAAGATTAGACGATGGCGCATCAATTAGATCTTCATATAACAATGTCTGGAATAATGGTGCGGACTATAAGGGTTGTTCGCCAGGTACGGGAGCCATCTCTAGTGATCCATTGTTTGTTAATGTTTCGTCAAGGGATTATCATCTTCAGCCTAATTCTCCGTGTATAGATGCAGGAGATCCTAATGACCCTCTTGATAGTGAACTTTCCAGAATAGATATAGGGTGTCACACAGGATATAGAGCTACAATAGTAAACCATGATCCTCAAGTCACAATAACTTCAATTTCTCCAAACCCAGCTTTGGTAGGCCAGCCTGTTAAGTTTAAGGCAGCAATAAGCGACCCTGATGGAGCTGGCGACTTGTTATACGACACATGGGACTATGGGAATGGTATAACTTCAATGTCGCAAGGAGGTTGTTCAGGAATCGGGGCAATGACCTATTTAAAGTCCGGGGATTACACAGTGACAGTCAAGGTGTATGATAAATCTGGTGGTACAGCAGAAGCCACAGATACTATAACTGTAAATACACCTCCTACGCGGCCGCCTGAGATTGAATCCATACCTGATCAGGAGATGAGCGAGGGTGAAGAGCTTACAGTTAACATTAATACACTAGATATTCCTGACTACGAATTGTATGCTATGCATGTTGAAAAACTGCCAGAATTTGCAGATGATATTATTTTAGATTATCATAATGGACCTAGGATAGTTACTGCTATTGTATTCAGGCCTGGCTTTGAGGACAGCGGCATATACCCTGACATAACAGTAGTCTTGTCTATGGGAAAGTATCGCATAGAGGAGAAGTTTACATTAAAGGTACAAAACACTAACCGTAAGCCCAGAGTCACAATAACCTCTATCTCTCCAAATCCAGCCTTGGTAGGCGAACTTGTTGAGTTTACAGCCCAGATAAGCGATCCAGACGGAGATAGTGACTTACTATGCGACGCATGGGATTATGGAAATGACATAGCTTCAATGACGCAAGGGGGATGTAATGGGTCCGGAAGAATGACCTATTTAAAATCAGGAGACTACACAGTAACAGTGACTGTGCGTGATAAATCTGGTGCTGCAGCAACAGATTCAGCAGTAGTTACTGTAAATAAAAGGCCTGACCGAGAACCCTCTAAGCCCATCCTCAAGAACGATATAGCTAGTCTAACTGTAAATGAAGGAGAGAAGATGCAATTTAGACTCGCTTCAGCTGACCCGGACGGAGACAAAATAACCTACATAAAGGTAGAAGGACCAGGCTCAATAGATGGCCTTACAGGTGTATTCACCTGGCAGACCGTCTATGCTGACAGCGGTACATACCCTCTAAGAGTGAAGGCCACATCCACCAGCCTGGAATCAGCGGAGGCAGAGTTTACTCTCACTGTCGAAAATACTAACCGTCCACCTGCTGCTGAAATCACTTTTGTTTCTGCAAGGAAGATTACTGTAGGAGAATCTGTTAACTTCGAGGCTAAGATCTATGATCCTGATGGTGACTCTGATATAAGCTATGTTATATGGAGATTCGGAGATGGTAAATCTTCAACAGGAGGCCTAAGTCAAAAAGACATTGCACATCGCTTTGATAAGCCAGGCAGTTATGAGGTAACTGTAGAAGTAGTTGATAAACAAGGTGTATCTGTAAAGGCCGGCGGTGTTACCATAACGGTAGAGGAACGGCTGCCCATAATTGGCGACGTGGATTCTGATGGTAAGGTACTGATGTATGATGCTTCTTTGGTTGCTCAGTATGTTGAGGGTCTGATCAATTTTAACCCTACACAGATATACGCTGCTGATGTAACTCGCAATGGCCAGGTAACACACCTGGATGCTAATTTTATTGCAATGTATGTAGTGGGAAAGATAGCTAAATTACCCGTAGAAAACCATGCCCCTATCTTTGCACAAATAGGCAATAAGACCGTCTTAAAAGGCTCTACCCTTAACTTCACCATCGAAGCAACTGACCCTGATGGAAATAATCTCACTTACTCACTCAAGAATCCGCCAGATGGTGCAGCCTTAAAGGGTAATACCTTCTCATGGACACCTGCTAGTACCCAGAAAGTCACCTTTGAAGTCACTGACGGTGAACTCTCTAGCTCGAAGACCATCATCATAACTGTACAAGATAAAAAACAGCCTCCTGCAATTGACTAA
- a CDS encoding ATP-binding protein: MIDRILYNIAFSDEWGRQMRFITGPRQSGKTTLAKLKLEQENTKGLYYLWDLRSIRNRYKDNELFFTQDAASSAHKLWICFDEIHKMPKWKNILKGIYDSSFDNYNFIVTGSAKFDIKRRAGDSLSGRYFTFHLFPLCLCELIGAKSFLIPSSSNASDFIKQKIERNIKAHDQLNSLIEYSGFPEPFTRQSKKFQAKWSQDYLDTVIKEDIGALTRIIDREYLYDLYKLLPEMAGSPISESSLASHLEVSPPTIKNYLKRLEDFYLAFRIYPYSKNIKRSLLRASKCYLYDWSRVKEPGNRFENYVAVELKTQITLWNDALGGDYRLFYIRNKDKKEIDFLITVQDKPWLLIEAKSSDSPVSRHCFDIQRMLGNIPLVQLCMEKDVCLLEKKNVYRISADRFLS, encoded by the coding sequence ATGATAGATAGAATATTGTATAATATAGCGTTCTCAGACGAATGGGGCAGGCAGATGAGGTTTATAACCGGGCCTCGTCAATCAGGTAAGACTACCCTTGCGAAGTTGAAATTAGAACAAGAGAACACCAAAGGGTTGTATTATCTATGGGATCTTAGGTCGATCAGAAATAGATATAAAGACAATGAACTTTTTTTTACGCAGGATGCAGCATCATCAGCGCATAAATTATGGATATGCTTTGATGAAATCCATAAGATGCCCAAGTGGAAAAATATTTTAAAGGGCATATATGATTCCTCTTTTGATAATTATAATTTTATCGTTACTGGATCAGCGAAGTTTGATATAAAAAGACGCGCGGGAGACAGCCTATCAGGAAGATATTTCACCTTCCATCTTTTTCCTTTATGTCTTTGTGAGCTGATCGGCGCCAAATCTTTCTTGATCCCGTCCTCTTCCAACGCGTCGGATTTTATTAAACAGAAAATAGAACGTAATATCAAGGCCCATGACCAATTAAATTCCTTAATAGAATATAGCGGTTTTCCCGAACCTTTTACAAGGCAGTCTAAAAAATTTCAGGCTAAATGGTCACAGGATTATTTAGACACGGTTATTAAAGAAGACATAGGAGCGCTTACAAGAATAATAGACAGGGAATATTTATATGATCTATATAAATTACTGCCAGAGATGGCCGGCAGCCCCATATCTGAGTCATCCTTAGCCTCTCATTTGGAAGTAAGTCCGCCGACTATAAAGAATTATCTTAAAAGGTTAGAAGATTTTTATTTAGCTTTTAGAATATACCCTTACTCGAAAAATATAAAGCGCTCCTTACTAAGGGCATCAAAGTGCTATCTTTACGATTGGTCGCGCGTTAAAGAACCTGGAAATAGATTTGAAAATTATGTAGCGGTTGAGTTAAAGACGCAGATTACTTTATGGAATGATGCCCTGGGCGGGGATTATCGGCTTTTTTATATTAGAAATAAAGATAAAAAAGAAATAGATTTTTTAATAACGGTACAAGACAAACCATGGCTTTTAATCGAAGCTAAATCTTCCGATAGCCCTGTTTCAAGGCATTGTTTTGACATTCAAAGGATGCTGGGCAATATTCCTTTGGTGCAGCTTTGCATGGAAAAGGATGTTTGTTTGCTGGAGAAGAAGAATGTATATAGAATATCCGCAGATCGTTTTTTAAGTTGA